The DNA window AAGGAAAGATATTATCGATAACTGCCCATCTATTGAAATTATTGGTAGAGGAGGTGTTGGTATGGATAATATTGATGTAGATTATGCAAGAGAGAAAGGGATTCATGTGATTAATACGCCTTCTGCTTCATCAGAATCAGTTGCTGAATTAGTATTTGCACATTTGTTTTCTGGAGCAAGATTTTTACAGGATTCCAACAGAAAAATGCCTTTAGTAGGTGATACCGAATTTGCAGGCCTTAAGAAAGCATATGCTGAGGGAATTGAACTAAGAGGAAAAACGATTGGAATCGTTGGTATGGGACGAATCGGACAGGAAGTTGCAAGAATTGCTTTAGGTCTTGGGATGAGGGTAATTGCGGCTGATAATAACGTGGGACGCGCCAGTATTAAAGTAAAATTCTATAATAACCAGTTCATCAATGTAGATATTGAAACTGAACCTTTGCAAGAGGTTTTAAAGCACTCAGATTTTATTACATTACACGTTCCTGCTCAAAAAGAAGGGTATATGATAGGAAAGAATGAGTTTGAAATCATGAAAGATGGAGTAGCGATTGTTAATTGTTCCAGAGGTGGAGTAATTGATGAAGCAGCTTTAATCGAAGCATTGAATTCAGGAAAAGTGAAATTTGCCGGATTAGACGTTTTCATTAATGAACCGACGCCTTCTAAAGAAATCCTTAACCATTCAAAAATCTCTTTAACTCCACACACGGGAGCATCAACATTAGAAGCTCAGGATAGAATTGGTCTTTCCTTAGCAGAACAAATTTCAAGTATACTACAGATTCACTAATTTATTTAGGAATTATTAAAATAAAAAGAAACACCTCAATTGAGGTGTTTTTCTATTATATGTTATTTTTATTTTTTAGCAAATCTCTGATTTCCATTAATAATTTTTGATCATCAGTGGGTCCCGCAGGAGCAGGTTCTTCCTTTGGTTTTGATATTTTGTTAATTCCTTTAATCATCATAAATAAAACCAAGGCAATACATAAAAAGTTAATGACTGCAGCTAAAAAGTTACCATAAGTAACACCATTCCAGGCCAATGTTTTGATATTGTCAGCACCTGCAGCTTTCATAGCTGGATTAAGTAAAAGAGGTGTAATTACATCTTCTACAAATGATGAAACAATTTTTCCAAAAGCTGCACCAATAATCACCCCTACTGCAAGATCAATGACATTGCCTTTGACTGCAAATTCTTTAAATTCTTTTACAAATCCCATAATTTATTTTTTTAAAGTTGTGTATAACACAAATATAAATAAAATTGTTATTTTTTTCGCTTTTGTGGGATATTTATTTATATTCTTTTTAAATAAAATGAATGTAGGATAATGGCCTTTACATTATTAAAAAATATTATAAATTAGTCGCATACTAATATGAAATGAAAATATTTACGAAGGAGCAAATAAGGGAGTGTGACCAATTTACAATACTGAATGATCACATTTCATCTATAAAATTAATGGAGCGTGCCGCCCAATCATGTGCACACTGGATATCAGAACACTGTAAAAGTCATAAAAAGTTTGTGATCTTCTGTGGAAACGGAAATAATGGTGGAGATGGGTTTGCTATAGCAAGATTACTGCATACTGAAGGCTTTGATGTAGATGTGTTTGTGAGCAATCCAAAATCAAAATTTTCTGATGATGCCCAGGTTAATTTTGAAAGATTAGAAGGGGTGTCAGGAATTTCAGTTAAGAAATTTGACGAAGTTGATCAATACAGTTTCGATCATGAAACTCTTATCATTGATGCTCTTTTTGGAACCGGTTTATCTAGAGTTCTCGACAGTGAATTTAAAGATCTTATTGATTATTTAAATACAATTAATACCGTTAAAATCTCTATTGATGTCCCTTCCGGATTATTTGCTGATGGAATTTGTGATGATAACTCTTCTGTTTTTAAGGCGGATTACACATTGAGCTTTCAATTCTGGAAGAAGAGTTTTCTACATCCCGAAAGTGGAAAGTTTACAGGAAAAGTTGAAGTTTTAAATATTGACTTAAATAAAGATTATATCACGACTGCAGAAACTTCTGATTTTGTCATTGATGATGACCTAATCAAAGGGGTCTTTAAACCTAGGCTTGAGTTCTCTCATAAAGGGACCTACGGAAAAGTAACTATTGTTGCCGGAAGTTATGGAAAAATGGGAGCCGCAGTACTTTCAACAACAGCTGCTTTGAAAACAGGTGCTGGACTTACTTTTAGTCTTGCTCCGGACTGTGGATACAATATTTTGCAGACTTCATGCCCCGAAGCAATGTTTATAAAAGGAGGGGATCAATATATTGATAATTTTGAGATTGATGAAAATTCATTTTGTGGTATAGGTCCTGGTATAGGTACAGGTGAAGAAACTCAAAAAAGTTTTTTACAATTTCTAAAAGAACATTCTAAGCCGTTGGTTTTAGACGCAGATGCCTTGAATATTATTTCAGAAAATAAAAAGAACTTAAAGCTTATTCCGCAAAATACAATTATCACACCTCATCCGAAAGAATTTGAAAGACTATTTGGAGCTACTGAAAATTCTTTTGAAAGGTTGGAATTGGCTCGCAAGAAAGCGAATGAATTTCACATTTATATTGTTTTGAAAGATCATCACGCCCAAATAATTACTCCGGAAGGAAATGTATATTACAATATTACCGGAAATGCAGGTTTAGCTAAGGGCGGAAGTGGTGATGTTCTGACAGGAGTGCTAACGTCCTTATTGGCACAAGGATATTCTGAGGAAGAAGCTGCTATTTTTGGGGTATGGTTACATGGAAAGGCTGCCGATTATGCGGCTGAAAAATATTCTAAAGAATCAATGCTTCCAACTGACCTTATCAATGAATTTGGTAATGTGTTTGAGAGGATTAATAAGAAAATTGCTCGTAAATTATAGGTTATAGTATTCTATTGATTTGAGTTGATCTACAAAAAAAGCCACAATTTAATTGTGGCTTTATATATTATTGGAAAATAATTTTATTCTGGTTTAGCATTTTGCTCCGGAGTAATTTTAAATTTCTTAGAGATGATCATGATCACAACTCCTGCAATCATAAATGGAATAGAAAGTACCTGTCCCGTATTTAAACCTCCAATCTGGATAAATTCGTCTCCCTGAGGTTCTTTTAAAAATTCTACAAAGAATCTGACAGCCCAAAGAATGATAAAGAACAATCCGAATAACCATCCTTGTTGGTATTTTTTATCTGTTTTCTTATACAGAACCCATAATAAGATGAACAGGCAAACGTAGCCAAATGCTTCAAATAGCTGTGTAGGATAACGCGGAACTGTAATACCATATTCACTGCTTTGTTGTGGGAAAAGTAAAGCAAATGGTGAGCTAGGATCAACAGGCTTGCCTACGATCTCTGAATTGAAAAAGTTACCCATTCTTACAAAGGCACCCCCTAAAGCAACCACAATACCTATTCTGTCATATACCCAAAATGGATTCTTTTTGATAATTTTAAATGAATAATAAAGTGTAGTAAAGATCAATGCAATAGTTGCACCGTGACTTGCCAATCCTGAAAAACCCGTGAATTTCAAGCCATTTTTAGTGCTAATTGGTAAAAATACACTCCAGAAATCTTCTTTAAATAATTCCGGCTGATAGAAAATAACGTGCC is part of the Chryseobacterium paludis genome and encodes:
- the mscL gene encoding large conductance mechanosensitive channel protein MscL, producing MGFVKEFKEFAVKGNVIDLAVGVIIGAAFGKIVSSFVEDVITPLLLNPAMKAAGADNIKTLAWNGVTYGNFLAAVINFLCIALVLFMMIKGINKISKPKEEPAPAGPTDDQKLLMEIRDLLKNKNNI
- a CDS encoding NAD(P)H-hydrate dehydratase, whose translation is MKIFTKEQIRECDQFTILNDHISSIKLMERAAQSCAHWISEHCKSHKKFVIFCGNGNNGGDGFAIARLLHTEGFDVDVFVSNPKSKFSDDAQVNFERLEGVSGISVKKFDEVDQYSFDHETLIIDALFGTGLSRVLDSEFKDLIDYLNTINTVKISIDVPSGLFADGICDDNSSVFKADYTLSFQFWKKSFLHPESGKFTGKVEVLNIDLNKDYITTAETSDFVIDDDLIKGVFKPRLEFSHKGTYGKVTIVAGSYGKMGAAVLSTTAALKTGAGLTFSLAPDCGYNILQTSCPEAMFIKGGDQYIDNFEIDENSFCGIGPGIGTGEETQKSFLQFLKEHSKPLVLDADALNIISENKKNLKLIPQNTIITPHPKEFERLFGATENSFERLELARKKANEFHIYIVLKDHHAQIITPEGNVYYNITGNAGLAKGGSGDVLTGVLTSLLAQGYSEEEAAIFGVWLHGKAADYAAEKYSKESMLPTDLINEFGNVFERINKKIARKL
- the lgt gene encoding prolipoprotein diacylglyceryl transferase; translation: MKTPFKIWDPSNGIQLGPITLHFYSLMFIFAFGLGYIIMARIFKIDNVNIKYLEPLFTWTLIGTILGARLGHVIFYQPELFKEDFWSVFLPISTKNGLKFTGFSGLASHGATIALIFTTLYYSFKIIKKNPFWVYDRIGIVVALGGAFVRMGNFFNSEIVGKPVDPSSPFALLFPQQSSEYGITVPRYPTQLFEAFGYVCLFILLWVLYKKTDKKYQQGWLFGLFFIILWAVRFFVEFLKEPQGDEFIQIGGLNTGQVLSIPFMIAGVVIMIISKKFKITPEQNAKPE
- a CDS encoding D-2-hydroxyacid dehydrogenase, whose amino-acid sequence is MKVLANDGLDQSGIDALTKKGFEVITAKVPQEFLVDYINEHKIRTLLVRSATQVRKDIIDNCPSIEIIGRGGVGMDNIDVDYAREKGIHVINTPSASSESVAELVFAHLFSGARFLQDSNRKMPLVGDTEFAGLKKAYAEGIELRGKTIGIVGMGRIGQEVARIALGLGMRVIAADNNVGRASIKVKFYNNQFINVDIETEPLQEVLKHSDFITLHVPAQKEGYMIGKNEFEIMKDGVAIVNCSRGGVIDEAALIEALNSGKVKFAGLDVFINEPTPSKEILNHSKISLTPHTGASTLEAQDRIGLSLAEQISSILQIH